The following coding sequences are from one Musa acuminata AAA Group cultivar baxijiao chromosome BXJ2-4, Cavendish_Baxijiao_AAA, whole genome shotgun sequence window:
- the LOC135584900 gene encoding probable alpha-amylase 2: protein MGYVRTAVDDTRQGKECSNGGAIQNGREILLQAFNWESHKHDWWHNLERKVGDIAKSGFTSAWLPPATNSLSKEGYLPQNLYCLDSSYGSHNGLISLLKKMHQHKVRAMADIVINHRVGTARGRGGAYNRYDGIPMPWDERAITSCSGGLGSRSYGENFHGVPNIDHSQAFVRKDIIGWLKWLRKDIGFQDFRFDFAKGYDPKFVKEYVEESKPVFSVGEYWDSCNYSAPDSRLDYNQDSHRQRIINWIDKTGQVSAAFDFTTKGILQEAVKGQLWRLRDSQGKPPGVIGWWPSRAVTFIENHDTGSTQGHWPFPSDHVIEGYVYILTHPGIPTVFYDHFYDWGNSYHNQIMKLMNIRCHQDIHSRSNIKILEARSDLYAAKIDDKVCMKIGDGSWCPSGREWTLAASGNRYAVWHK, encoded by the exons ATGGGTTACGTTCGCACG GCGGTTGATGACACACGTCAGGGAAAAGAATGTTCCAACG GTGGAGCAATACAAAATGGAAGAGAGATCCTCCTTCAG GCTTTCAATTGGGAGTCACACAAACATGATTGGTGGCATAATTTAGAGAGGAAAGTTGGTGATATTGCTAAATCTGGCTTCACATCAGCTTGGCTGCCTCCAGCAACCAATTCATTATCTAAAGAAG GGTATTTGCCACAAAACTTGTATTGCCTTGACTCTTCATATGGTTCCCACAATGGATTAATAAGTTTACTTAAAAAAATGCATCAACACAAAGTCAGAGCAATGGCTGATATAGTTATTAACCATCGAGTTGGAACTGCTCGTGGACGTGGGGGAGCATACAACCGCTATGATGGAATTCCCATGCCCTGGGATGAACGTGCTATCACATCATGCTCTGGTGGCCTG GGTTCGCGAAGCTATGGTGAAAACTTTCATGGAGTTCCCAACATTGATCATAGCCAAGCTTTTGTACGAAAAGACATAATTGGTTGGTTAAAGTGGCTTCGCAAAGATATTGGTTTCCAGGATTTTCGTTTTGATTTTGCAAAAGG ATATGACCCAAAATTTGTAAAAGAATATGTTGAAGAGTCAAAACCTGTATTTTCTGTGGGAGAATATTGGGATAGCTGTAATTATTCTGCCCCTGATTCTCGCTTGGACTACAATCAAG ACAGTCACAGACAAAGGATTATTAACTGGATTGACAAAACCGGACAGGTCTCTGCTGCATTTGATTTCACGACAAAGGGCATCCTACAG GAAGCAGTTAAGGGACAACTATGGCGATTGCGTGATTCTCAAGGGAAGCCACCTGGTGTGATTGGGTGGTGGCCTTCACGAGCAGTCACATTTATTGAGAACCATGACACTGGCTCAACTCAG GGTCATTGGCCTTTCCCATCTGATCATGTTATTGAG GGATATGTTTATATACTCACTCATCCAGGAATACCAACCGTATTCTACGATCACTTTTACGATTGGGGTAACTCTTACCACAATCAAATCATGAAATTG ATGAACATTCGTTGCCACCAAGATATCCACAGTCGTTCCAATATCAAGATTTTAGAGGCTCGCTCCGATCTCTATGCTGCAAAAATTGACGACAAAGTCTGCATGAAGATTGGAGATGGGTCTTGGTGTCCGAGTGGTCGGGAATGGACACTTGCTGCTAGTGGAAATAGATACGCAGTTTGGCACAAGTAG
- the LOC135609124 gene encoding small polypeptide DEVIL 17-like: MGQCASRRARRARGRRWREDEDAASDKVGCLAVAKEKRSRFYILRRCVVMLLCWHKYGKC, from the coding sequence ATGGGCCAGTGCGCATCGAGGAGGGCGAGGCGGGCACGCGGCAGACGGTGGCGAGAAGATGAGGACGCGGCGTCGGACAAGGTCGGTTGCCTCGCGGTGGCGAAGGAGAAGCGGTCCAGGTTCTACATCCTGCGGCGGTGCGTGGTGATGCTTCTCTGCTGGCACAAGTACGGCAAGTGCTGA
- the LOC135610351 gene encoding uncharacterized protein LOC135610351, with product MTSSDRTERMLEEAFKIRGRDKKGRKILRIVGKFFPARDLMSAAQGGGEEVLRSFLERRVFPELAGAPFVVVYMHALVQRSENFPGVTALRSVYEALPAAVRDGLRAVYFVHPGLQARLFFATFGRFLFSAGLYGKLRYVSRLEFLWEHMRRGEVEVPEFVEDHDEELEHRPLMDYGLVESDHHHRALDDPAMDTTASMYSYRCIS from the exons ATGACGAGCAGTGATCGCACGGAGAGGATGCTGGAGGAGGCATTCAAGATCCGCGGCCGGGACAAGAAGGGCCGCAAGATCCTCCGCATCGTTGGCAAGTTCTTCCCAG CGAGGGACTTGATGAGCGCAGCGCAGGGTGGAGGCGAGGAGGTACTGCGGAGTTTCTTGGAGAGGAGGGTGTTCCCGGAGCTCGCCGGGGCGCCGTTCGTGGTGGTGTACATGCACGCCCTCGTTCAGAGGTCCGAGAACTTCCCCGGCGTGACGGCGCTGCGGTCGGTCTACGAGGCGCTCCCCGCCGCCGTCCGCGACGGGCTCCGCGCCGTTTACTTCGTGCACCCGGGCCTGCAGGCCCGCCTCTTCTTCGCCACCTTCGGCCGCTTCCTCTTCAGCGCCGG GTTATACGGGAAGCTGCGATACGTGAGCCGGCTGGAGTTCCTGTGGGAGCACATGAGGAGGGGCGAGGTGGAGGTGCCGGAGTTCGTGGAGGACCACGACGAGGAGCTGGAGCACCGCCCGCTCATGGACTACGGCCTGGTGGAGAGCGACCACCACCACCGGGCCTTAGACGACCCCGCCATGGACACGACCGCTTCCATGTACTCGTACCGGTGCATCTCCTAG
- the LOC135609123 gene encoding glutathione S-transferase F10-like: MASVKVFGSPTSAEVARVLTCLFEKEIEFQLIRVDTYKGQKRLPEYLKLQPFGQALTFEDGKTTLVDSRAICRHLAEKYVEQGNKDLLGSGTLERASIEQWLQTEAQNFDQPSSALVFNLAFPPLPGLVPDEEVIERSKKRLAQVLDIYEQRLDETKYLAGDKFTLADLSHLPNTERLVSNKECRSLFEARKNVFKWCKAILGRASWKRVVEMQKEPPHIV; encoded by the exons ATGGCTAGCGTGAAGGTTTTCGGCTCCCCGACGTCGGCAGAGGTGGCGAGGGTGCTCACCTGCCTCTTCGAGAAGGAGATCGAGTTCCAGCTCATTCGCGTCGACACCTACAAGGGCCAGAAGAGGCTCCCCGAGTACCTCAAGCTACAG CCCTTTGGACAAGCTCTAACTTTTGAAGATGGAAAGACGACCCTCGTCG ATTCCAGAGCCATATGCCGACACTTGGCGGAGAAGTATGTGGAACAAGGTAACAAAGATCTTCTCGGCTCCGGGACGCTCGAGAGGGCATCGATCGAGCAATGGCTGCAGACGGAGGCTCAGAACTTCGACCAGCCCAGCTCCGCGCTCGTCTTCAACCTGGCGTTTCCGCCGCTCCCGGGCCTGGTGCCGGACGAGGAGGTGATCGAGAGAAGCAAGAAGAGGCTGGCCCAGGTGCTCGACATCTACGAGCAGCGGCTGGACGAGACCAAGTACCTGGCCGGAGACAAGTTCACGCTCGCCGACCTCTCGCACCTTCCCAACACCGAGCGCCTGGTGTCGAACAAAGAGTGCCGTTCGCTCTTCGAGGCCAGGAAGAACGTGTTCAAGTGGTGCAAAGCGATTTTGGGCCGGGCCTCGTGGAAGAGGGTGGTGGAGATGCAGAAGGAGCCGCCACACATCGTCTAA
- the LOC103993843 gene encoding glutathione S-transferase F8, chloroplastic, giving the protein MTMLKVFGQPAATDVARVLTCLFEKDLQFQIVRIDSFKGEHKVPEFLRLQNPCGQVTFKDGDVTLVDSRDICRHISKKYEDKGNKALSGTGFLQRASIEQWLQAEAVSFEPPSSALVFQLTFAPALHMPPDEELIQQNEEKLSKVLDIYNSRLGKSEYLTGDTFTLADLSHLPNSHYLTMSERGRKLFETRGNVARWCTAISARSSWKQVVEMQSEGPGLI; this is encoded by the exons ATGACAATGTTGAAGGTATTTGGACAGCCGGCCGCCACAGACGTGGCCAGGGTGCTAACTTGCCTCTTTGAGAAGGATCTGCAGTTCCAAATCGTTCGTATCGATTCGTTCAAGGGGGAGCACAAGGTGCCGGAGTTCCTCAGGTTACAG AATCCATGTGGTCAAGTAACCTTCAAAGATGGAGATGTAACTCTTGTTG ATTCAAGAGATATTTGTCGACACATCTCCAAGAAGTACGAAGACAAGGGAAACAAGGCTCTTTCTGGTACTGGCTTCCTCCAGAGGGCATCGATCGAGCAGTGGCTACAAGCAGAAGCTGTGAGCTTCGAGCCTCCTAGCTCTGCTTTGGTCTTCCAATTGACCTTTGCACCAGCACTTCACATGCCACCTGACGAGGAACTTATCCAGCAAAACGAGGAGAAACTGTCCAAGGTGCTCGACATCTATAACTCCAGGCTCGGAAAAAGCGAGTACTTAACTGGTGACACGTTCACGCTTGCTGATCTCTCTCACCTTCCCAACTCGCACTACCTCACCATGTCCGAGAGGGGACGCAAGCTTTTCGAGACCAGGGGGAACGTGGCGAGATGGTGCACTGCAATCTCAGCACGGTCGTCGTGGAAGCAAGTCGTCGAGATGCAGAGCGAGGGTCCCGGTCTGATTTGA